The following coding sequences are from one Elusimicrobiota bacterium window:
- a CDS encoding TadE family protein, whose amino-acid sequence MKFMKPGHSLNGKRGQSLIEMALLLPVVFLTFVLMLQLLWLIRVKLVFQLSASQLAHTVAVGRYVQAKAIAELAWQFRNEIRQTQGIPSTPKLTIFRMGRLPSYPFPSVGSWSGEGKIASVNLSFHVFPKWFLRSGLPSPKVIGYAELPFEPEIPVYEE is encoded by the coding sequence ATGAAATTTATGAAACCCGGACATTCTCTTAACGGAAAAAGAGGACAGAGTCTTATTGAGATGGCCCTATTGTTGCCGGTCGTATTTTTAACTTTTGTACTGATGTTGCAGCTTCTCTGGTTGATTCGCGTTAAACTGGTCTTTCAACTCTCCGCTTCGCAACTCGCTCACACCGTGGCGGTCGGGCGTTATGTTCAAGCTAAAGCCATTGCTGAACTGGCGTGGCAATTCCGTAACGAAATCCGACAGACACAGGGGATTCCGAGTACTCCGAAGCTGACAATCTTCAGGATGGGTCGACTGCCTTCTTATCCATTCCCCAGTGTCGGTTCCTGGTCAGGGGAAGGAAAGATTGCCTCCGTAAACCTTTCCTTCCATGTATTCCCAAAATGGTTTCTGAGGAGTGGCCTGCCTTCCCCGAAAGTGATTGGGTACGCTGAACTCCCTTTTGAGCCGGAGATCCCCGTCTATGAAGAGTGA
- a CDS encoding TadE/TadG family type IV pilus assembly protein: MSKNCSRYRRRGQNGQALVEWALLLWLFLALFSAIYGFSQWFAIRMQLIQAAKEGARLYSSGRIEIPQVKRLVQRALLRGSPPLRVPLQDIRVGSSRDSQEKFMQLDKVIIRYKPKQIWLKVLRSTMEESCVIKHAPPYGYPGVLGYGPPVRWGKIHT; this comes from the coding sequence ATGTCAAAAAACTGCTCGCGTTATCGTAGGAGAGGGCAAAATGGTCAAGCGCTCGTTGAATGGGCGCTTCTGCTGTGGCTGTTTCTGGCGCTTTTTTCAGCGATTTATGGTTTCAGCCAGTGGTTTGCGATCCGAATGCAGCTCATCCAGGCGGCAAAAGAAGGAGCCCGGCTTTACAGCTCCGGACGTATTGAGATCCCGCAAGTCAAACGGCTTGTTCAGCGGGCGTTGTTAAGGGGGTCGCCTCCTTTGCGCGTTCCCTTACAGGATATTCGTGTGGGATCCAGTCGTGACAGCCAGGAAAAGTTCATGCAATTGGACAAAGTCATCATTCGTTACAAACCCAAACAGATTTGGCTGAAAGTTCTGCGTTCGACAATGGAGGAATCATGCGTGATCAAACATGCGCCGCCTTATGGTTATCCCGGTGTTCTCGGCTATGGACCGCCGGTGCGTTGGGGAAAAATCCACACTTGA
- the cpaB gene encoding Flp pilus assembly protein CpaB, with amino-acid sequence MIRWMLLGSIGLVGAVVLWKSWAGVDNAEQESAETVPVIVADRFLPAYSPLKNKGLVIRNFPAHFVPPGAFRSFSELAGENGQPRFASVAGLPEGQPLTRALVMDLSQNRGLSSILGPGRVAVSFAADRIQGVGGWIQPGDHIAIYKVFHHSDAALQAKRATELLFSAAEVVAVDHHRVGAVVPETKDDAAEGDMNIITVSMNPVQAGALLEARTQGSLTVALRALGDDAPIEVGHE; translated from the coding sequence TTGATTCGGTGGATGCTTCTAGGGAGCATCGGGTTGGTCGGTGCTGTTGTGCTTTGGAAGTCGTGGGCTGGTGTCGACAATGCTGAACAGGAGTCGGCTGAAACTGTGCCGGTGATTGTTGCCGATCGGTTTCTGCCGGCGTATTCCCCGCTTAAAAATAAGGGCTTGGTCATTCGAAACTTCCCGGCCCATTTCGTTCCTCCAGGGGCTTTTCGATCCTTCTCTGAGTTGGCCGGCGAAAACGGCCAGCCTCGCTTCGCGAGTGTGGCCGGCCTCCCTGAGGGGCAACCCCTCACCAGAGCGTTGGTAATGGATTTAAGCCAGAACCGAGGTCTCTCTTCCATTCTGGGTCCCGGCCGCGTGGCTGTTTCCTTTGCAGCGGATCGTATACAGGGGGTCGGCGGTTGGATTCAGCCGGGGGATCACATCGCTATCTATAAGGTTTTTCATCACTCTGACGCTGCTCTCCAAGCCAAACGGGCGACTGAGCTTCTTTTTTCTGCGGCGGAAGTGGTGGCGGTGGATCATCACCGAGTGGGCGCTGTCGTTCCGGAAACAAAGGACGATGCTGCTGAAGGCGATATGAACATTATTACGGTGTCCATGAACCCGGTGCAGGCGGGCGCTTTGCTTGAAGCCCGCACGCAGGGATCTTTGACGGTGGCGCTGCGGGCGCTGGGGGATGATGCCCCTATAGAGGTGGGACATGAATAG
- a CDS encoding CpaF family protein, with product MNRVITAWSFQPASGKTTLVQAVAAELSRNSPVLLIQISSDSKKEHAPSPALAAREGEIAFWVRTFKPLGSQMVRNHFLQDGRSLAELELAAFPPLELWKDLLAMVRNAFSWVFVDSPAGTEAGHLALLDQSDLLLWVAKPNTDVEHQLSERLDALASKHYPMAFSRVVLNRLPFRRLSDSFSALAGVPILERIPEDKGADFRQRVRCLAMHLQSDNLYLPKETPSNDPLVADAAVRELKDRVQPQLLKALQQKIATENNAAASVEMAQKTVESCLADDDTISSSRQERGQIFQRVMDEVLGLGPLEPLLKDPGVSEVMVNGPQKIFVEIKGRLHETGIRFSDEKQLRIIIDRIVAPIGRRVDESMPLCDARLADGSRVNIILPPLALDGPTITIRKFSARALSLDDLTALGSLSPTMADFLSRSVAGRKNVVVSGGTGSGKTTLLNALSSAIPDDERIVTIEDAAELRLQKPHVVRLESRPPNTEGEGSIPIRRLVINALRMRPDRIVVGECRGGEALDMLQAMNTGHDGSLTTVHANSPRDALGRLETLVLMAGMDLPIRVVREQIRSAVHLIVQQARLSDGSRKIVSITEVTGMEGDRLTTQELFRFHQDRFETTGLVATFLQEIRR from the coding sequence ATGAATAGAGTGATTACCGCCTGGTCTTTCCAGCCGGCGTCCGGGAAGACGACCTTGGTCCAGGCGGTCGCTGCCGAACTTTCCCGAAATTCCCCAGTATTGCTGATTCAAATTAGTTCCGATTCGAAAAAAGAACATGCACCCTCTCCCGCCCTTGCGGCGAGAGAAGGGGAAATTGCGTTCTGGGTCCGGACATTCAAACCATTGGGATCCCAGATGGTTCGGAACCATTTTCTTCAAGACGGGCGATCGCTGGCGGAACTGGAGTTGGCTGCTTTTCCTCCTTTGGAGTTGTGGAAGGATTTATTGGCCATGGTTCGAAACGCTTTTAGCTGGGTTTTTGTCGATAGCCCGGCCGGAACGGAAGCCGGCCATCTGGCCCTTTTGGATCAGTCTGATTTGTTGCTTTGGGTCGCGAAGCCGAACACGGATGTCGAGCATCAGTTGAGTGAGCGGTTGGACGCTTTAGCTTCGAAACATTATCCCATGGCTTTTTCACGTGTAGTATTGAACCGTCTTCCATTTCGTCGGTTGTCCGATTCTTTTTCCGCGCTGGCGGGCGTTCCCATTCTGGAGCGGATCCCGGAAGATAAGGGAGCGGATTTTCGCCAAAGGGTGCGTTGTCTGGCGATGCATCTTCAATCGGACAACCTTTATCTTCCGAAAGAAACGCCTTCAAATGATCCGCTGGTTGCCGACGCTGCTGTCCGGGAGTTGAAGGACCGTGTCCAGCCTCAGCTTTTGAAAGCGTTACAGCAAAAAATCGCGACTGAGAATAATGCCGCTGCTTCCGTTGAAATGGCCCAAAAGACCGTCGAATCCTGTCTGGCGGACGATGACACGATTTCTTCTTCGCGGCAGGAGAGGGGACAGATCTTTCAGCGCGTGATGGACGAAGTCCTTGGTTTGGGGCCGCTGGAGCCTTTGCTGAAAGACCCCGGGGTCTCTGAGGTGATGGTCAATGGACCGCAGAAAATATTTGTGGAGATAAAAGGCCGTCTCCATGAAACAGGCATCCGTTTTTCCGATGAAAAACAGCTGCGGATTATTATTGACCGCATTGTCGCACCCATCGGCCGGCGCGTGGATGAGAGCATGCCGTTGTGCGACGCGCGTCTGGCGGACGGGTCGCGAGTCAATATCATCCTGCCGCCCCTGGCGCTGGACGGTCCGACCATTACGATCCGGAAGTTTTCCGCACGGGCCTTGAGCCTGGATGATTTAACGGCTCTCGGCTCCCTGAGTCCGACGATGGCTGATTTCTTGAGCCGCAGCGTGGCCGGCCGGAAAAACGTGGTGGTCTCCGGAGGCACAGGCAGCGGCAAAACAACCCTGCTGAATGCTTTGTCCTCAGCCATACCGGACGATGAACGTATCGTGACCATCGAGGATGCGGCTGAGCTGCGGCTCCAGAAACCGCACGTGGTCCGTCTGGAAAGCCGTCCTCCAAACACGGAAGGAGAAGGTTCCATCCCGATCCGTCGCCTGGTGATCAATGCCCTGCGCATGCGGCCGGACCGCATCGTGGTTGGAGAATGCCGCGGCGGAGAGGCCCTCGACATGCTTCAGGCGATGAATACCGGTCATGACGGGTCTCTAACCACCGTGCACGCCAACTCGCCGCGCGATGCCCTGGGACGGCTGGAGACGCTGGTCCTGATGGCCGGGATGGACTTGCCCATCCGCGTGGTGCGAGAACAGATTCGCAGCGCGGTTCATCTAATTGTTCAGCAAGCGCGCTTAAGCGACGGTTCGCGGAAAATCGTTTCAATTACGGAAGTGACCGGCATGGAAGGGGATCGCCTGACGACACAGGAGCTTTTCCGTTTTCATCAGGATCGTTTTGAGACAACCGGCTTAGTGGCAACGTTCCTGCAGGAGATACGGCGATGA
- a CDS encoding type II secretion system F family protein, with the protein MTPVKSLWLARAVAGAGAAGLILMITGSAVLAGTFGILGYWAPWIMRRQQKQRDRRLLARQLRLALQTLTHALQVGASFQQALERAAREGEPPLALHWSELLHSLQVGKPLTSALQELPSRVPIQEIRWFVAAVCITQQTGGSLAEVLETLAATLQERQTLFEKVAALTAQGKASGYLLSVLPFLLMAALYLMAPELIVPAMHTLAGQILVAVVVGLVTAGSLIIQRIVTIHVE; encoded by the coding sequence ATGACCCCGGTAAAATCGCTTTGGCTGGCCCGCGCGGTAGCTGGTGCTGGAGCAGCAGGCCTCATTCTGATGATTACCGGTTCGGCGGTGCTGGCCGGGACTTTTGGAATTCTGGGATATTGGGCGCCTTGGATTATGCGTCGTCAACAGAAACAACGGGATCGGCGTTTGCTCGCGCGGCAGCTGCGTTTAGCCTTGCAGACGTTGACGCACGCGTTGCAGGTCGGCGCCAGTTTTCAGCAGGCGTTGGAGCGTGCCGCACGGGAAGGTGAACCGCCTCTGGCCCTCCATTGGAGCGAACTGCTTCACTCCCTTCAGGTTGGAAAACCGCTAACGTCAGCGCTTCAAGAGTTGCCCTCGCGCGTTCCTATTCAGGAGATCCGCTGGTTTGTGGCGGCGGTCTGTATTACGCAGCAGACGGGCGGGTCGCTGGCCGAAGTCCTGGAGACTTTGGCGGCCACCCTTCAGGAACGTCAGACGCTCTTTGAGAAAGTGGCAGCCCTGACCGCTCAAGGTAAAGCGTCCGGTTATCTGTTAAGCGTTTTGCCATTCCTGTTGATGGCAGCGCTCTACCTGATGGCTCCGGAACTGATTGTTCCGGCGATGCATACGTTAGCCGGTCAGATCTTGGTCGCTGTTGTCGTCGGGCTGGTGACGGCGGGGAGCCTCATAATTCAGCGGATCGTAACGATCCATGTGGAGTGA
- a CDS encoding type II secretion system F family protein translates to MVFSLAGLDVSFREWNRRRRLFPAIASALPEAIDLLALVMRAGLDFQVALQQYLIWGPPGPLRDELVLVQREIQTGSSRTEALRNLLKRVPEAGLRETVQAIVQGIEMGTSLSPLLRQQAQSLRQQRGFQAEKKAAVAPLKLMFPLFVFIFPTLLLVLFGPMAISLIQGKGLP, encoded by the coding sequence ATGGTTTTTTCGTTGGCGGGTCTGGATGTCTCTTTTCGCGAATGGAACCGGCGGCGCCGGCTTTTCCCGGCCATCGCATCAGCCTTGCCGGAAGCGATCGATCTTCTGGCGCTGGTGATGCGGGCCGGACTGGATTTTCAGGTGGCGCTGCAGCAGTATCTGATCTGGGGGCCTCCGGGTCCGTTGCGGGATGAACTGGTTCTTGTTCAGCGAGAGATTCAGACCGGTTCGTCCCGGACAGAGGCTTTGCGCAACCTCCTGAAGCGCGTCCCGGAGGCTGGCCTCCGGGAAACGGTGCAAGCGATTGTGCAGGGGATAGAGATGGGGACCAGTCTTTCTCCGCTTCTTCGGCAGCAGGCGCAATCGCTTCGCCAACAGCGGGGCTTCCAGGCGGAAAAGAAAGCGGCCGTTGCCCCGCTAAAATTAATGTTCCCTCTTTTTGTATTTATCTTTCCAACTCTCTTGCTTGTGCTGTTTGGCCCGATGGCGATTTCCCTGATTCAAGGGAAGGGACTTCCATGA
- a CDS encoding 3D domain-containing protein, giving the protein MSSDFESVPPVEPPIEPPITTGPRKRHRYFLLIISAALVLFPFASGLYWWRTPSVILTADGSTRKIYTHQNTLADLLKEQKITLGKADLISPPLNTRLTRNMPVKITRVKTTLEKYVKNLPPTIRWQTRTRANLRRALAQKGEAFGRLEIWRMTYYDGKEVSRKLVKKITQHHPFFTLTLFNDSGFPFKKYDLLKVRTLKMLATGYYIGDPMVPGDETRMGYKLQRGLVAVDPAVIPLGTRLYIPGYGYAFAADTGSAIKGMRIDLAVKDAKEEKRYNHREVTVYLLDKTKKW; this is encoded by the coding sequence ATGAGTTCTGACTTCGAATCCGTTCCTCCTGTCGAACCTCCGATAGAACCTCCGATAACCACGGGACCCCGAAAACGGCACCGTTATTTCCTGCTGATCATCAGCGCGGCGCTTGTTTTATTCCCCTTTGCCAGCGGCCTTTACTGGTGGCGGACCCCCAGCGTGATATTGACGGCGGACGGATCCACCCGGAAAATTTATACCCACCAGAATACTCTGGCTGATCTGCTGAAAGAGCAAAAGATTACTTTAGGAAAGGCGGATCTGATATCCCCTCCTCTCAACACGCGGCTCACGCGCAACATGCCCGTCAAAATCACCCGGGTGAAGACGACCCTGGAAAAATATGTGAAGAACCTTCCGCCGACCATTCGCTGGCAAACCCGCACGCGCGCGAACCTCCGGCGCGCCCTGGCGCAAAAAGGCGAAGCGTTCGGACGGCTTGAGATCTGGCGTATGACCTATTACGATGGCAAGGAAGTCAGCCGGAAACTCGTCAAGAAAATAACGCAGCATCACCCTTTTTTCACGCTTACCCTTTTTAATGACTCGGGGTTCCCATTCAAGAAATACGACTTACTGAAAGTCAGAACCCTTAAAATGCTGGCGACGGGATACTACATCGGGGACCCGATGGTTCCGGGTGATGAAACGCGGATGGGATACAAACTGCAGAGGGGACTGGTGGCGGTGGACCCGGCGGTGATTCCCCTGGGCACGCGCCTCTACATCCCGGGATATGGTTACGCGTTTGCCGCGGACACCGGCAGCGCCATCAAAGGCATGCGAATCGATCTCGCCGTCAAAGACGCCAAGGAAGAAAAACGCTACAACCACCGCGAAGTAACGGTCTACCTCCTCGACAAAACCAAAAAGTGGTAG
- a CDS encoding TatD family hydrolase yields MFTDTHLHLADSQFGPDREAVMERALAVRVTTLIEIAESPDIWDAAIALADQYPSVYVSLGIHPHYAHQYGAKEWSELEKRFRNLLQHPKAVAIGEFGLDYFRMRNTRDEQAFLFRKQLELAKDLDKPVVIHCREGQRPNVNPPLPPKVGEGKGEGRDVPSSQPSPGTRPGEGANTDIQAAIQEFFPGTSTAIECPRPAGVIHCFSGTWAEAQTYMAHGFLLGIDAPVTYPSAKALQQIVLRMPLERLVLETDAPYLPPQALRGQRNEPANIPVIAETVGTVKHKTMDEVAHRTTQNARQLFRLPPA; encoded by the coding sequence ATGTTTACTGACACGCACCTCCATCTGGCAGATTCCCAGTTTGGCCCGGACCGCGAAGCGGTGATGGAACGGGCCCTGGCGGTCCGCGTCACCACCCTGATTGAAATCGCCGAATCGCCGGACATCTGGGATGCGGCCATCGCCCTGGCGGATCAATACCCGTCGGTCTATGTCAGTTTAGGAATTCATCCCCACTACGCTCACCAATACGGCGCAAAGGAATGGTCTGAGCTGGAAAAACGGTTCCGCAATCTTCTCCAACACCCGAAAGCCGTGGCGATCGGAGAGTTCGGGCTGGATTACTTCCGGATGCGCAACACCCGGGACGAACAGGCTTTTCTTTTCCGGAAGCAACTGGAGCTGGCCAAAGATCTCGACAAGCCTGTGGTGATCCACTGCAGGGAAGGCCAGCGTCCAAACGTCAACCCCCCTCTCCCGCCGAAGGTGGGAGAGGGAAAGGGTGAGGGCAGAGACGTGCCCTCATCCCAACCTTCTCCCGGCACAAGGCCGGGAGAAGGAGCTAATACGGATATCCAAGCGGCCATCCAGGAATTTTTCCCGGGGACCTCAACGGCTATTGAATGTCCCCGCCCCGCCGGCGTCATTCATTGCTTCTCCGGCACCTGGGCGGAGGCACAGACCTATATGGCACACGGTTTTCTCCTTGGAATTGACGCGCCGGTCACGTATCCATCCGCCAAAGCGCTTCAGCAGATCGTGCTGCGTATGCCGCTGGAGCGCCTCGTGCTTGAAACAGACGCCCCATACCTCCCGCCCCAGGCGCTGCGGGGCCAGCGCAACGAACCGGCCAACATCCCAGTAATCGCCGAAACCGTGGGAACCGTGAAACACAAAACAATGGATGAGGTGGCTCACCGGACCACACAGAACGCCCGGCAGCTCTTCCGGCTCCCTCCCGCATGA
- the metG gene encoding methionine--tRNA ligase: MNRFFITTPIYYVNDVPHIGHAYTTIAADVLARWHRLHDDEVFFLTGTDEHGTKIAQAAAAHNKEPQQYCDEISAQFQECWKALAISNDAFIRTTSAEHQRRVQAFMKTLWEKGVIYQGRYQGKYCVQCERFYTDDELVDGLCPDHRIPPEVQSETNYFFRLSQYREDLLAAITQEDHPQHFKIFPRERRNEVIGKLKQEINDVSISRATLNWGIPLPWDRSQTTYVWVDALLNYLTATGYPDDARRVEQWWPADLHLMAKDILWFHAVVWPALLMAAGLKLPKVVFAHGFFTVDGQKMSKSLGNVIRPADLIQSYGVDGTRYLLLSAFPFGQDGDFSADNLRMAYNAALANDLGNLVSRALTMVEKYCGGKVPGRSGRALTEALLADLKPIDMQMEHLQFHQALATLLTAVDRVNRFIEAKAPWKLAKTSLLETEAVLREVVLSVKVLVFYLWPFMPQTAQTIWGQLGQTDDLIVRSREFFNRPEAVDISAGQSIQRGTPLFPRK, translated from the coding sequence ATGAACCGCTTCTTTATAACCACCCCCATTTATTACGTGAATGACGTTCCCCATATCGGGCACGCCTACACCACGATTGCGGCCGATGTGCTGGCGCGCTGGCACCGGCTGCATGATGACGAAGTTTTCTTCCTCACCGGGACCGATGAACACGGCACGAAAATCGCCCAGGCCGCCGCGGCCCACAACAAAGAGCCCCAGCAGTATTGCGATGAGATCTCCGCTCAGTTTCAGGAGTGCTGGAAGGCTCTGGCTATTTCCAATGACGCGTTCATCCGCACCACCTCCGCCGAGCATCAGCGGCGCGTGCAGGCGTTCATGAAAACCCTCTGGGAAAAGGGCGTCATCTACCAGGGCCGCTATCAGGGGAAATACTGCGTGCAGTGCGAGCGGTTTTACACGGACGACGAGCTGGTCGACGGGCTGTGCCCGGACCACCGGATCCCCCCGGAAGTCCAGTCCGAGACCAACTATTTCTTTCGTTTATCGCAATATCGCGAGGATCTGCTGGCTGCAATCACTCAGGAAGACCATCCCCAGCATTTCAAGATTTTCCCCCGCGAGCGGCGCAACGAAGTGATCGGGAAACTGAAGCAGGAGATCAACGATGTGAGCATCTCCCGCGCCACGCTCAACTGGGGCATTCCGCTTCCCTGGGACCGCTCCCAGACCACGTATGTCTGGGTGGATGCGCTCCTCAATTACCTGACCGCCACCGGCTATCCCGATGACGCCCGGCGCGTCGAGCAGTGGTGGCCGGCGGATCTTCATCTGATGGCCAAGGACATTCTGTGGTTTCACGCCGTGGTCTGGCCGGCGCTGCTGATGGCCGCGGGGCTGAAACTGCCGAAAGTTGTTTTTGCCCACGGGTTTTTTACCGTGGATGGCCAGAAAATGTCCAAAAGCCTTGGCAACGTAATCCGGCCGGCGGACCTCATTCAATCCTATGGGGTCGACGGCACGCGCTACCTGCTGCTGTCCGCTTTTCCCTTCGGGCAGGACGGGGATTTCTCAGCCGATAACTTGCGGATGGCTTACAACGCCGCCCTGGCCAATGATCTGGGGAATTTAGTCAGCCGGGCCTTGACGATGGTCGAGAAATATTGCGGCGGCAAAGTGCCGGGACGCTCCGGGCGCGCCCTGACCGAGGCGCTGCTCGCCGATCTCAAACCCATTGATATGCAGATGGAACATCTTCAATTCCATCAAGCGCTGGCCACCCTCCTCACCGCCGTAGACCGGGTCAACCGTTTTATCGAAGCGAAAGCCCCCTGGAAACTCGCCAAGACCTCGTTGCTGGAAACGGAAGCGGTCCTACGGGAAGTGGTTCTCAGCGTGAAGGTCCTGGTTTTTTACCTCTGGCCCTTCATGCCGCAAACCGCCCAGACGATCTGGGGCCAGCTCGGGCAGACGGATGATTTGATCGTCCGCAGCCGGGAGTTTTTCAACCGCCCGGAGGCGGTCGATATTTCAGCGGGTCAATCGATTCAACGCGGAACACCCTTATTCCCAAGAAAATAA
- a CDS encoding AAA family ATPase: protein MAKPLESIIGQPLAVDLCRQWLAKETTHPLLFYGPEGTGKRTLALEVAKVLNGSTHKIDAGQHPDVRVIDLPWQALERKEDLAKQQTLRIETILTERRRLLQSVVEGSWKVSIIDGAHRLTPDAANVLLKVLEEPPARTAIFLMTPFRDRLFPTLVSRCQPVRFRPLTDDEMRQILGRKGIPEESHMKLIELALGSPGRALHMNREEHIQAVQEAEALWQTIPGQRPMELIRALEGRGRTARPTRTDIEQRISALLVPAVRELRGGQPDAGRSVQLLQSALTQLRQNVQPGLVFENLLLQLSRRP from the coding sequence ATGGCTAAGCCGCTAGAATCGATTATCGGACAGCCTCTGGCGGTGGACCTCTGCCGCCAATGGCTTGCGAAAGAAACCACGCATCCCCTCCTTTTTTACGGACCGGAAGGGACTGGCAAGAGGACTCTAGCGCTGGAAGTCGCCAAAGTCCTGAACGGCTCTACCCATAAAATTGATGCCGGTCAGCACCCGGACGTGCGCGTGATTGATCTGCCATGGCAGGCCCTGGAACGCAAAGAGGACCTGGCCAAACAACAAACTCTTCGAATCGAAACGATCCTTACCGAACGCCGGCGCCTGCTTCAATCGGTTGTGGAAGGGAGCTGGAAAGTATCCATCATCGATGGAGCTCACCGGCTGACTCCGGATGCGGCGAATGTTCTTTTAAAAGTTCTGGAAGAACCGCCGGCACGGACCGCCATTTTTCTGATGACTCCGTTCCGGGACCGGCTGTTCCCCACGCTGGTTTCCCGCTGCCAGCCGGTGCGGTTCCGCCCACTGACCGACGATGAAATGCGGCAGATTTTGGGCCGGAAGGGGATTCCGGAAGAGTCTCACATGAAACTGATCGAGCTGGCGCTCGGCTCCCCCGGGCGCGCCCTCCACATGAACCGCGAAGAACATATTCAAGCGGTCCAGGAAGCGGAAGCCCTCTGGCAAACGATCCCGGGACAACGGCCCATGGAACTGATCCGGGCGCTGGAAGGGCGCGGCCGCACCGCGCGGCCCACCCGGACGGACATCGAGCAGCGCATCTCCGCCCTCCTCGTCCCGGCCGTCCGGGAACTGCGGGGAGGCCAACCGGACGCCGGCCGTTCCGTACAGCTCCTGCAGTCTGCGCTGACGCAGCTGCGTCAAAACGTCCAGCCCGGATTGGTTTTCGAAAATCTGTTGTTACAATTATCCCGTCGACCATGA
- the tmk gene encoding dTMP kinase yields MRKGTLITFEGPEGSGKSTHIQLLAGYLKKRRFRVRVTREPGGTALANVLRKVLLETGEGLSSLAELFLYEADRAQHVEETLLPALKRGDIVLCDRYTDSTLAYQGDGRGLDKRVIRTLNTIASQKLAPHLTILLDVPAERGLRLAAKKKNGNDRLERAGLAFHKRVRAAYLRQARQEPRRFRMIRQQSDLNETQRLIREAVDRFLWLSR; encoded by the coding sequence ATGAGAAAAGGCACGCTGATCACATTCGAAGGACCGGAAGGCAGCGGAAAATCAACCCATATTCAGCTGCTGGCCGGCTATTTAAAAAAGCGGAGGTTCCGCGTCCGGGTGACACGGGAACCCGGCGGCACCGCCCTGGCCAACGTTTTGAGGAAGGTCCTTCTGGAAACCGGGGAGGGGCTTTCTTCCCTGGCGGAGCTCTTCCTTTATGAAGCCGATCGGGCCCAGCATGTGGAAGAGACACTTCTGCCCGCGCTCAAACGAGGCGACATCGTCCTGTGCGATCGTTATACCGATTCGACTCTGGCGTATCAGGGAGATGGGCGCGGCCTGGATAAACGGGTGATCCGGACGCTGAATACGATCGCCTCCCAAAAACTCGCGCCCCATTTGACCATTCTGCTGGACGTGCCGGCGGAACGGGGTCTCCGGCTGGCGGCGAAGAAGAAAAATGGGAATGACCGCCTGGAACGCGCGGGACTGGCATTTCACAAACGCGTCCGGGCCGCCTATCTGCGGCAAGCCCGGCAAGAACCCCGGCGGTTCCGGATGATCCGCCAGCAATCCGATTTGAACGAAACCCAACGGCTGATCCGGGAAGCCGTGGACCGCTTTTTATGGCTAAGCCGCTAG